From Nitrospinota bacterium, a single genomic window includes:
- a CDS encoding PilN domain-containing protein: MFKRFGGRRQVILGLDIRPGGLRYACVRSDRHGITLIHQGDWEGDSTDEGFFRMAEAAQASLERRRIRPERIIVGLPRQWCFLKILTMPRMPAEDVRNALAFELEKHLPVAPESLIYDHMILGEESGPDMDLLVGAVRRDIIESILSAWRAKGLEPEALVPSPFASGVLLARCQPEVSHAPHILLVEEDEQAVGVDIYEEGRLASSQLFSLEGRDGPEAIASLQQELYQGLSSILSRLESPADLPWFFLGPLESVVRQALQTLGLTSPTAVDHRAIIQSPEGVDIGPFHTAAGLAFLGHRGETIPINLVPPPTEAPPARRVPLRAVALGVALVGALGLYVATAVRDGWELRRLEDAVAALQPKVENVNLLQRESSQLRTEKDALVSMSTRNPSILQLLRELTLVIPTSAWLTDTNFNGRELVIGGYAQSSLELIGLLEESPRFSNVEFRGTITKRNDKERFKIAAQIE, encoded by the coding sequence GTGTTTAAGCGCTTTGGTGGCCGGCGTCAAGTGATCCTTGGCCTCGACATCCGACCTGGGGGGCTGCGCTACGCGTGCGTGCGGAGCGATCGTCACGGCATCACCCTCATACACCAGGGCGACTGGGAGGGCGACTCCACCGACGAGGGGTTTTTCCGGATGGCCGAAGCGGCTCAGGCGTCCCTGGAGCGGCGGCGGATCCGCCCCGAGAGGATCATCGTCGGCCTTCCCCGCCAATGGTGTTTTCTCAAGATCCTTACCATGCCAAGGATGCCTGCAGAAGACGTGAGGAACGCCCTGGCCTTCGAGCTCGAAAAGCACCTGCCAGTGGCCCCTGAGTCGCTGATATACGACCATATGATTTTGGGCGAAGAGTCGGGGCCGGATATGGACCTCCTCGTGGGAGCTGTGCGTCGGGACATTATCGAATCGATCCTCTCGGCATGGAGGGCCAAGGGACTGGAGCCAGAGGCCCTGGTCCCATCTCCATTCGCCAGCGGTGTGCTCCTTGCGCGCTGCCAACCCGAGGTCTCCCACGCCCCCCATATCCTGCTGGTCGAGGAGGACGAGCAGGCCGTGGGGGTGGATATCTATGAAGAAGGCCGTTTGGCCAGCAGCCAGCTCTTCTCACTAGAAGGACGAGACGGCCCAGAAGCGATTGCCAGCCTGCAGCAGGAGCTCTATCAAGGGCTCTCCTCCATCCTGAGTCGCCTCGAATCACCCGCAGACCTCCCCTGGTTCTTCCTCGGTCCTTTGGAGAGCGTGGTCCGCCAGGCGTTGCAGACCCTTGGGTTGACCTCGCCGACGGCCGTGGACCACCGAGCGATAATACAGTCGCCGGAGGGAGTCGATATAGGGCCTTTTCACACGGCTGCCGGACTGGCCTTCTTGGGGCACAGAGGCGAGACGATTCCCATTAACCTCGTGCCTCCTCCCACGGAGGCCCCGCCGGCCAGGCGCGTGCCACTGCGCGCCGTGGCTCTGGGAGTGGCTCTCGTCGGGGCGTTGGGCCTTTACGTAGCAACCGCCGTCCGTGACGGTTGGGAGCTGCGCCGATTGGAGGACGCCGTTGCAGCCCTTCAGCCGAAGGTGGAGAATGTCAACCTCCTTCAGCGCGAGTCTAGCCAACTGAGGACCGAGAAGGATGCCCTCGTGTCAATGTCAACCCGCAACCCCAGCATCTTACAGCTGCTCAGAGAGCTGACCCTCGTCATCCCGACCTCCGCCTGGTTGACGGACACCAACTTCAATGGACGCGAACTTGTGATCGGAGGCTACGCCCAGTCATCCCTGGAGCTTATCGGCCTGTTGGAGGAATCGCCTCGGTTTTCCAATGTAGAGTTCCGGGGCACGATCACAAAACGTAACGACAAAGAGCGGTTCAAGATCGCCGCGCAAATCGAGTGA
- a CDS encoding general secretion pathway protein GspK, whose protein sequence is MSEALRDRPKELCRSERGFALVMVLWILVLLTLLVVDFAFSTRLETTVVRNYIEEAQSYYLVQAAFHTALAEILEDYEYTYLQPEDNQLVFARRNPTEGEPNEAPDRTDLVFGAGLFSYDITDEESKININVTTRPRLMILLEQTGVEDVIQRSIIADSVLDWIDPDPLHKLNGAEDDYYEDEGLNYEAKDGRIDTIEELILVRGVTPTIFYGGVSQDGSETYTGLVDFLTTTGARLNNNTASETVLRTLYSKERADSILAKREANEGVYSENESSSNFTIVASGRVPGSPVRRSIKAIVSGGGGNETITIKYWNDNYIGR, encoded by the coding sequence GTGAGCGAGGCGTTGAGGGATCGACCAAAAGAGCTTTGTCGGAGCGAGCGGGGGTTCGCCCTGGTAATGGTGCTGTGGATTCTAGTGCTCCTGACCCTCCTGGTCGTCGACTTTGCCTTCTCCACCCGTCTGGAGACCACGGTGGTGCGCAACTACATCGAGGAGGCCCAGTCCTACTATCTGGTTCAGGCAGCATTCCACACGGCTTTGGCCGAGATACTTGAGGACTACGAATACACGTACCTGCAACCAGAGGATAATCAGCTGGTTTTCGCCAGGCGGAACCCGACTGAGGGGGAGCCCAACGAGGCGCCCGACCGGACAGACCTCGTTTTCGGGGCCGGCCTTTTCAGTTACGACATAACCGACGAGGAGAGCAAAATTAACATCAACGTCACCACCCGCCCGCGTCTCATGATCCTGCTGGAGCAAACAGGTGTTGAAGATGTAATACAGCGCTCCATCATCGCAGACTCCGTCCTTGATTGGATCGACCCCGACCCACTCCACAAACTCAACGGTGCGGAAGACGACTACTACGAGGACGAGGGTCTGAATTACGAGGCCAAAGACGGGCGCATCGACACCATTGAAGAGCTTATCTTGGTGCGGGGCGTTACGCCGACCATCTTCTACGGCGGGGTGAGCCAAGACGGAAGTGAGACATACACTGGGCTCGTGGACTTCTTGACGACCACGGGAGCTAGGTTGAATAATAACACTGCCAGCGAGACGGTGCTTCGCACGCTCTACTCCAAAGAGAGAGCCGACAGCATTCTTGCCAAGCGAGAGGCCAACGAGGGCGTATACAGCGAGAACGAGAGTTCGAGCAATTTTACCATCGTAGCCTCAGGCCGCGTTCCCGGAAGCCCCGTGCGCCGCAGCATTAAAGCCATCGTTTCCGGTGGAGGGGGGAACGAGACCATCACCATCAAGTACTGGAACGACAATTACATCGGGAGGTAG
- a CDS encoding prepilin peptidase, translating into MTLVGELGAFALGACLGSFANVLIDRLPRGLSPIRPRSYCEACGIAIRTLHLIPVAGYFLTRGRCASCAHPIPMRLPLVEAAGGILAAASFALFGLSWEFLSSTIVLLAALAAGVIDSRHQVIPDAITLPCLAAGLALSLLPGRPTPLEAVLGVAVAGGLLALVAMVYPKGMGGGDVKFMAMTGAFLGWAKAIVALFTASLAGAVVGLALIALGRRSRQEPISFGPFLALGVATAVFAGPKITALYVGWVWALP; encoded by the coding sequence ATGACCCTCGTTGGAGAGCTCGGGGCGTTTGCCCTGGGCGCCTGTCTCGGGAGCTTCGCCAACGTCCTAATCGATCGACTCCCCAGGGGCTTATCGCCCATCCGCCCGCGCTCTTACTGCGAGGCGTGCGGTATCGCTATCCGTACCCTTCACTTAATCCCGGTGGCGGGATATTTCCTGACCCGGGGTCGGTGCGCTTCGTGCGCCCATCCCATCCCGATGCGGCTGCCCCTTGTGGAAGCCGCCGGCGGTATCTTGGCCGCAGCCAGCTTCGCCCTCTTCGGCCTCTCCTGGGAATTCCTCTCCAGCACCATCGTGCTTCTGGCCGCTTTAGCCGCGGGCGTCATTGACAGCCGGCACCAGGTGATCCCCGATGCCATCACCCTGCCGTGCCTGGCGGCGGGCCTGGCGTTGAGCCTACTGCCCGGCCGCCCAACTCCCCTCGAAGCGGTTCTTGGGGTGGCCGTCGCCGGCGGCCTGTTGGCCCTTGTCGCAATGGTCTATCCGAAGGGGATGGGGGGGGGTGACGTCAAGTTTATGGCCATGACCGGAGCGTTCCTGGGTTGGGCGAAGGCTATTGTCGCCCTGTTCACGGCGTCACTGGCGGGAGCAGTGGTGGGCCTGGCTCTCATCGCTCTTGGCCGCCGAAGCCGCCAAGAGCCCATTTCCTTTGGACCATTTCTCGCTCTGGGGGTTGCGACGGCTGTCTTTGCGGGCCCCAAAATTACGGCACTCTACGTCGGGTGGGTGTGGGCGCTTCCTTGA
- a CDS encoding tetratricopeptide repeat protein: MRRILILCVALLLVVGCASMKTSRLTKQAAQAPTSENYLALGIQQLKAKDYEAAVESFHRSLRLDPSSPKAHHNLGVAYVRLGRDQNALREFRLSHNLKPDYQKFLVPLNSVGIPTEPRSLGELRQAAVSRPNDIQAAFALAQGYQRAALLEEAVVQYRKVAARSPRHAGVQYGLGSTLAQLGRYDEAKGPLLQAIRLKPSWATPHFTLGLIHLVSGDVEDAFGEYQVLQQIDVNLADKLFARIYE, translated from the coding sequence ATGAGACGCATCCTCATCCTCTGCGTCGCCCTTCTCCTTGTGGTCGGTTGCGCGTCGATGAAGACCAGTCGGCTCACGAAGCAGGCGGCCCAGGCGCCCACTTCGGAGAATTACCTCGCCCTCGGCATCCAACAGCTCAAGGCGAAGGATTACGAGGCGGCCGTCGAGTCGTTTCACCGGTCGCTGAGGCTCGACCCCTCCTCACCGAAAGCGCACCACAACCTCGGCGTGGCCTACGTGCGGCTTGGCCGAGACCAGAACGCCTTGAGGGAGTTTCGCCTCTCCCACAACCTCAAGCCGGATTATCAAAAGTTCCTCGTCCCCTTGAATTCGGTGGGGATCCCCACGGAGCCGCGCTCCCTCGGTGAGCTCAGGCAGGCCGCAGTTTCCAGGCCCAACGACATTCAGGCGGCCTTCGCCCTGGCCCAGGGCTACCAGCGGGCGGCCCTGCTCGAAGAAGCCGTCGTCCAGTACAGAAAGGTCGCGGCCCGCTCGCCCCGCCATGCCGGAGTACAATACGGCCTCGGCAGCACCCTCGCCCAGCTGGGCCGCTACGACGAGGCAAAAGGCCCCCTCCTGCAAGCTATCCGCCTAAAACCCTCCTGGGCCACGCCTCACTTCACCCTGGGACTAATCCACCTCGTAAGCGGCGACGTAGAGGACGCCTTCGGCGAGTATCAAGTCCTGCAGCAGATTGACGTCAATCTCGCCGACAAACTCTTTGCAAGAATCTACGAATAG
- the fumC gene encoding class II fumarate hydratase yields MSEKTTKRIETDSMGSLEVPADRYWGAQTQRSLQNFRIGSERMPQPMIRGFGIVKKAAAETNMELGVLDRTLGEAIVKAAGEIIDGTLAEEFPLVVWQTGSGTQTNMNANEVIANRASELLGGERGAKHPVHPNDHVNMGQSSNDTFPSAMHIAACEEIHHSLLPALLHLQAALEAKAKAFDHIIKCGRTHTQDATPLTLGQEFSGYATQARYGVSRVEATLPRLYQLAQGGTAVGTGLSAKKGFDTLFAEKVAALTGLPFITAENKFEALAANDAMVEASGALNVVATSLMKIANDIRFLASGPRGGLGELLLPENEPGSSIMPGKVNPTQCEAITMVCAQVMGNHVTISIAASNGHFELNVFKPVMIANLLQSIRLLADASMSFTDNCVVGIEANEPRIAELMENSLMLVTALSPHIGYDNAAKVAKKAHEEGTTLREAALSLGLTSAEEFDAWVQPHKMTGPDE; encoded by the coding sequence ATGTCAGAGAAGACCACGAAACGGATCGAGACCGATTCCATGGGTTCTCTTGAGGTCCCCGCCGATCGCTACTGGGGGGCTCAAACACAGCGTTCTCTGCAGAATTTTCGCATCGGCAGCGAACGGATGCCACAACCCATGATCCGGGGATTTGGGATCGTGAAGAAGGCGGCGGCCGAGACGAACATGGAGCTCGGCGTCTTGGACCGCACCCTTGGAGAGGCCATCGTCAAGGCGGCCGGGGAAATCATCGATGGGACGCTTGCCGAAGAGTTCCCCCTCGTCGTATGGCAAACCGGCTCCGGGACGCAAACCAATATGAACGCGAACGAGGTGATTGCCAACCGGGCCAGCGAGCTGCTCGGCGGCGAGCGCGGGGCCAAACATCCGGTCCATCCCAACGACCACGTCAACATGGGCCAGTCCTCAAACGATACCTTCCCGTCCGCGATGCACATTGCCGCGTGCGAAGAGATTCATCACTCCTTGTTGCCGGCGTTATTACATCTCCAGGCCGCCCTTGAGGCGAAAGCGAAGGCCTTCGACCACATCATCAAGTGCGGCCGCACACACACCCAAGACGCCACACCCCTGACACTGGGGCAGGAATTCTCAGGCTACGCGACGCAAGCGAGGTACGGGGTCTCTAGGGTCGAGGCCACACTCCCACGCCTCTACCAGTTGGCCCAGGGAGGGACCGCCGTCGGCACGGGTCTAAGCGCGAAGAAGGGCTTCGATACGCTTTTTGCGGAGAAGGTCGCGGCGCTGACCGGGCTTCCGTTCATCACGGCGGAGAACAAGTTCGAAGCTCTCGCGGCGAACGACGCGATGGTTGAGGCCTCGGGAGCCCTAAACGTCGTCGCCACGAGCCTCATGAAGATCGCCAACGACATCCGGTTTCTGGCTTCCGGCCCACGAGGCGGGCTCGGGGAGCTCCTCCTGCCGGAGAACGAGCCCGGCTCGTCGATAATGCCCGGCAAGGTCAATCCCACCCAGTGCGAAGCCATCACCATGGTCTGCGCCCAGGTCATGGGCAATCACGTAACGATTAGCATTGCCGCCTCGAACGGGCACTTCGAACTGAACGTCTTCAAGCCGGTTATGATAGCCAACCTCCTTCAGTCCATCCGGCTCCTCGCCGACGCCTCGATGAGCTTTACGGACAACTGTGTCGTAGGCATCGAGGCCAACGAGCCGCGCATCGCCGAGCTTATGGAAAATTCCCTCATGCTGGTTACCGCCCTCAGCCCACACATCGGCTACGACAACGCCGCCAAGGTCGCCAAGAAGGCGCATGAGGAGGGGACGACGCTGCGCGAGGCCGCCCTCTCGCTTGGCCTGACCAGCGCCGAAGAGTTCGACGCCTGGGTCCAGCCTCACAAGATGACGGGCCCCGACGAGTGA
- a CDS encoding thioredoxin domain-containing protein has translation MRRRWYRPRPPLLPNRILLYVPLFFVLAIGWAIHSGGAYAQSEAEHRGPLMTMVPSAPERIHLPGLAPFHERLDEKLQKAYQAKGPDYKPRTHHLHSSGAPRFINRLIFEASPYLLQHAHNPVNWYSWGPEAFEAARAENKIILLSIGYSTCYWCHVMEKDSYENEGVAEVLNRNFISIKVDREERPDVDKIHMAAVSAIRGSGGWPLNVFLTPDLKPFWGATYFPRAQFLHVLGQISASWEKEPSKIQDSGQRLTLYLRERNKLAKGPLELDESVLQAAYDAFATSFDEKFGGFGKAPKFPPTMRLQMLLRMAHRAGEARALEMVETTLDRMARGGIYDHLGGGFHRYSTDQKWLAPHFEKMLYDNASLAWIYLEAYQITGNPMYAAVARETLDYVLREMTHPEGGFYSAQDAGDVGKEGAFYIWTASELEGHLDSAELALLKKVYGATDAGNFEHGHNILNLQASYGWEVKSRPLLRSAHEKLLAVRQQRVPPLKDDKVLTAWNGLMIASMSKAYQVLGEERYLRAAQRAARFIKSRLVKNGSLVRRYRDGQAAYDAYLDDYAYLISGLLSLYEADFDRSWIAWARALQAKQDEILWDGGIGAYYFSKANDPHLIRRSVDFSDGARPNSNAVSALNLLKLHDLTFHTPYKDKAAALLLANGKQLTRYPAAFAQTLIALDYYLDRSKEIAVIGPADDTRTKALVAWLWGSFLPNKTLGVGLPEEGDTIALLERKPMIDKQTTVYVCENNICRLPTGDLEEVKRLVSNVKKYSLVSDQVPQ, from the coding sequence ATGCGTCGGCGTTGGTATCGCCCGCGGCCGCCCTTGCTTCCTAATCGAATACTCCTATACGTTCCCCTCTTTTTCGTGCTCGCTATCGGGTGGGCCATCCATTCTGGCGGGGCCTACGCTCAATCAGAGGCGGAGCATCGAGGCCCTCTGATGACGATGGTCCCATCAGCTCCCGAGCGTATCCACCTGCCCGGATTAGCGCCGTTCCATGAACGGTTGGATGAGAAGCTCCAGAAAGCCTACCAGGCCAAGGGTCCGGACTATAAGCCCCGCACGCACCATCTTCACTCAAGCGGCGCCCCGCGTTTCATCAACCGGCTCATCTTCGAGGCCAGCCCCTATCTTCTCCAACACGCGCACAATCCGGTCAACTGGTATTCCTGGGGCCCCGAAGCCTTTGAGGCCGCCCGGGCTGAAAACAAAATCATCCTGCTCTCCATAGGCTATTCCACCTGTTACTGGTGCCACGTGATGGAGAAAGATTCCTATGAGAACGAAGGTGTCGCCGAGGTGCTGAACCGCAACTTCATCAGCATCAAGGTGGACCGGGAAGAGCGTCCGGACGTGGACAAGATTCACATGGCCGCGGTCTCGGCGATTCGGGGCAGCGGGGGATGGCCCTTGAACGTATTTCTGACGCCCGACTTAAAACCCTTCTGGGGCGCGACCTACTTTCCGAGGGCCCAGTTTCTACACGTCCTGGGGCAAATCAGCGCCTCCTGGGAGAAGGAGCCCTCAAAAATTCAAGACTCCGGGCAACGGCTGACCCTGTATCTGCGGGAGCGCAACAAGCTGGCAAAGGGCCCCCTGGAGCTCGACGAGAGCGTCCTCCAGGCCGCCTACGACGCCTTCGCCACGAGCTTCGACGAGAAGTTTGGCGGTTTCGGAAAGGCCCCCAAATTCCCGCCGACCATGCGGTTGCAGATGCTCCTTCGGATGGCCCATCGAGCTGGAGAGGCGAGGGCGCTTGAGATGGTGGAGACGACCCTCGATCGAATGGCCCGTGGAGGCATCTACGATCATCTCGGAGGGGGGTTTCACCGCTACTCCACCGATCAGAAATGGCTGGCGCCCCATTTTGAAAAAATGCTCTACGACAACGCTTCGCTCGCCTGGATATACCTGGAGGCCTATCAGATCACCGGCAACCCGATGTACGCCGCCGTGGCGCGTGAGACGCTGGATTACGTGTTGCGGGAGATGACCCACCCAGAAGGGGGATTTTATTCGGCCCAGGACGCGGGCGACGTAGGCAAAGAAGGAGCGTTCTATATCTGGACGGCCTCGGAGTTGGAGGGCCACTTGGACTCTGCCGAGCTCGCGCTCCTTAAGAAGGTTTACGGGGCGACGGATGCCGGGAACTTCGAGCACGGCCACAACATTCTCAATCTTCAGGCCTCTTACGGATGGGAGGTCAAGTCGCGCCCCCTGTTGAGGTCGGCCCACGAGAAGCTCCTGGCGGTCCGGCAACAGAGGGTCCCTCCCCTAAAGGACGATAAAGTCCTGACCGCGTGGAACGGGCTCATGATCGCCTCCATGTCCAAGGCGTATCAGGTCCTCGGCGAAGAGCGGTATCTTAGAGCGGCGCAGCGGGCGGCTCGTTTCATCAAAAGCCGCCTGGTTAAGAACGGCTCCCTGGTCCGCCGCTACCGGGACGGCCAGGCAGCTTACGACGCGTACCTCGATGACTACGCCTACCTCATATCCGGCCTTTTGAGCTTGTATGAAGCCGACTTCGACCGGTCGTGGATTGCCTGGGCGCGGGCGCTTCAGGCAAAGCAAGACGAGATACTTTGGGACGGGGGGATCGGGGCCTATTATTTTTCCAAGGCGAACGACCCCCACCTGATTCGACGCTCCGTAGATTTTTCAGACGGGGCCCGCCCCAACAGCAACGCCGTCTCCGCGTTGAACCTCCTCAAGCTCCACGATCTCACCTTTCACACCCCGTACAAGGATAAAGCCGCTGCGCTGCTGTTGGCCAACGGCAAGCAGCTGACTCGGTATCCGGCGGCGTTTGCCCAGACCTTGATCGCGCTCGACTACTACCTCGACCGTTCCAAGGAGATCGCGGTAATTGGACCCGCCGACGATACCCGCACCAAGGCGCTGGTGGCATGGCTCTGGGGCAGTTTTCTGCCGAATAAGACCCTGGGGGTAGGACTGCCCGAGGAAGGCGACACCATCGCGTTGCTCGAGCGAAAGCCAATGATTGATAAGCAGACTACAGTTTACGTGTGCGAAAACAACATCTGCAGGCTGCCGACCGGGGACCTGGAGGAGGTCAAACGGCTCGTATCCAACGTAAAGAAGTATTCGCTGGTATCAGATCAGGTTCCTCAATGA
- a CDS encoding prepilin-type N-terminal cleavage/methylation domain-containing protein: MRARLFRVLRSQGGFTLLELVIAMAILGLIVAILGAALRISQNAILTGGRSIERTHRARVITEQISQELRSAYPPSQVGTSVESVAFRGEADRFSFVTTASMRSRGFVQSGLKEVTLSVEEDADTGQRGLVLREDIIPNGELFEEGKGHLIMLDPTVEAIKYRYFGPPPTTGGIPPPPRWEESWKSDTPPTAVEFLLSFKKPEEGRVMEIPPITLVLPIVQTMEPKRK, encoded by the coding sequence GTGAGAGCCCGTCTATTCAGAGTCCTTCGCAGCCAGGGTGGTTTTACGTTGCTCGAGCTCGTCATTGCCATGGCCATACTCGGCCTCATTGTAGCCATCTTGGGTGCGGCGCTCCGAATCAGCCAAAATGCCATCCTTACGGGTGGAAGAAGCATAGAACGGACCCACCGGGCCCGGGTCATAACTGAGCAGATTTCCCAGGAGCTCCGCAGCGCATATCCCCCATCCCAGGTTGGGACGTCGGTGGAGTCCGTCGCTTTCCGTGGTGAGGCCGACCGCTTCAGCTTCGTGACCACCGCCTCCATGCGCTCCCGGGGCTTCGTGCAAAGCGGACTGAAGGAGGTAACTCTCAGCGTCGAAGAGGACGCCGACACGGGCCAGCGGGGCCTCGTCCTCAGGGAGGATATCATCCCCAACGGCGAGCTCTTCGAGGAAGGCAAGGGCCACCTGATTATGCTAGACCCCACGGTGGAGGCTATTAAGTATCGGTACTTTGGCCCCCCTCCGACAACAGGGGGGATTCCCCCTCCCCCCCGGTGGGAGGAGAGTTGGAAGAGCGACACTCCCCCAACGGCCGTCGAATTTCTTCTATCTTTCAAGAAACCGGAAGAAGGCAGGGTGATGGAAATTCCCCCCATTACCCTGGTGTTGCCGATCGTGCAGACCATGGAGCCTAAAAGAAAGTGA